A window from Pseudobacteriovorax antillogorgiicola encodes these proteins:
- the trxA gene encoding thioredoxin, with amino-acid sequence MAGYVQEVSDADFESRVIENQRPCLVDFWAPWCGPCQMIGPVLDKLAQEFEGDVDIFKMNVDANSTVPQGMGVRSIPYLVTFKNGELKDTIVGAPDPQKLVDLMENLLEE; translated from the coding sequence ATGGCAGGATATGTTCAAGAAGTCAGTGATGCTGATTTCGAATCGAGAGTGATTGAAAACCAAAGGCCATGCTTGGTAGATTTTTGGGCCCCTTGGTGCGGCCCATGTCAGATGATTGGCCCTGTTCTTGATAAACTAGCGCAAGAATTTGAGGGTGATGTTGATATATTTAAGATGAATGTTGATGCCAACTCGACTGTTCCTCAAGGAATGGGAGTTCGCTCGATTCCATATCTCGTCACCTTTAAAAATGGCGAATTAAAAGACACGATCGTAGGTGCACCAGATCCTCAGAAGTTGGTCGATCTCATGGAAAATTTGCTAGAAGAATGA
- a CDS encoding alkaline phosphatase PhoX yields MTSDFNRRSFLKSSMGSFGFLSLGTQLTSMASGQELLDFRSLKSLGPLGSPDSQGIRLPQGFSSRQIARTGHRVVRDTDGRKTDYRWHIYPDGGACFPQNDGGWVYTSNSEIFLAGGAGAIRFNADGQIEDAYGILGGTSQNCAGGATPWGTWLSCEEIPFGSVFECDVVRDGCSEKRSGLGKFKHEAVAIDPVNMQAYLTEDEGDGCFYRYTPASVDLNGRMDLDNGLLEVAVEDGGFVSWVPLENSTPGLFQTPTRKQIRNATKFDGGEGISFHEGMIYFTTKGDNRVWFYDTNDQSLGLLYDKATSDTPILSGVDNVTVSKDGHVLVAEDGGQMQIVVIGPWGDVYPLVKVENQDHSEITGPAISPNGKRLYFSSQRGINNKFAQNTGVTYEIQGIFES; encoded by the coding sequence ATGACTAGTGATTTCAATCGTCGCTCCTTCTTGAAATCATCCATGGGGAGCTTTGGCTTTCTAAGCCTTGGAACCCAACTCACTTCAATGGCTTCTGGTCAAGAACTGCTGGACTTCCGGTCGCTCAAGTCACTCGGTCCCTTAGGATCTCCAGATTCCCAAGGAATCCGCTTACCTCAGGGTTTTTCTTCACGACAAATTGCTCGTACGGGACATCGCGTAGTTCGTGATACCGATGGCAGAAAAACGGACTATCGCTGGCACATTTATCCCGATGGTGGGGCTTGCTTTCCTCAAAACGATGGTGGATGGGTATACACGTCGAACAGTGAGATTTTCCTCGCCGGTGGCGCGGGCGCAATAAGGTTCAATGCCGACGGACAGATTGAGGATGCCTACGGAATACTTGGAGGCACCAGCCAGAATTGTGCTGGCGGCGCTACTCCTTGGGGAACGTGGCTATCATGCGAGGAGATCCCTTTCGGTTCAGTTTTTGAGTGTGATGTTGTAAGAGATGGTTGCAGTGAGAAGCGATCTGGGCTTGGCAAGTTCAAGCATGAAGCTGTTGCTATCGACCCCGTAAACATGCAAGCCTATCTTACAGAAGATGAAGGTGATGGCTGCTTTTACCGGTATACACCCGCTTCTGTAGATCTCAATGGTCGCATGGACTTAGACAATGGTCTCTTAGAAGTAGCCGTGGAAGATGGAGGTTTTGTTTCATGGGTTCCTTTAGAGAATAGTACTCCTGGTTTGTTCCAAACTCCTACCCGCAAGCAAATTCGCAATGCGACCAAGTTCGATGGCGGTGAAGGTATTAGCTTTCATGAAGGCATGATCTACTTTACAACGAAAGGCGACAATCGAGTTTGGTTCTATGATACCAATGATCAGTCTCTGGGGCTTCTCTATGACAAAGCAACGTCGGATACTCCCATTCTGAGTGGAGTCGATAATGTTACCGTTTCAAAGGACGGTCATGTTCTTGTCGCAGAGGATGGCGGGCAAATGCAAATTGTCGTCATCGGTCCCTGGGGCGATGTATATCCTTTGGTAAAAGTTGAAAATCAGGACCACTCTGAAATCACCGGCCCTGCAATTAGTCCAAACGGCAAGCGCCTCTACTTCAGCTCCCAACGAGGAATAAACAACAAATTCGCTCAGAACACTGGTGTTACTTACGAAATCCAAGGCATCTTCGAATCCTAA
- a CDS encoding endonuclease/exonuclease/phosphatase family protein yields MKTKPHYLKGSRKLYFLAIILAVSFTKKSSAQNQVFSVYGEDTSAADRLIAGYDAEIYPWEGTLRYKSGVQPFKGSQHISWAGRSGVWFGGGIQSDQPLDLSDYGEGYIQFHIKTTLDVDFRVGVTDRYGNAHYVVVPLGASKYGDVQRDRWSPVRIPVRDIRGIKIDLRTIRYAFAITSITNTYPKKSFNLAVDEIVWVADGGKVTLPTPPTSGGDTTAKGGDLRVMTFNVRTELANDPGERSWNARRYRVSQYIKDSRPDVLGIQEATGGQHDFIRSQIGSQYGSSPRRQIIYRRDRLRIRDSGRIYLVADKWGNRSAEWLEFEVKPTGQRFVFVASHWGVDRNSQQGSANIMRDALGGINGNWRVPTIFVGDLNVQPGSRPLTTLLDQTPLKNFFWGSTFNAWYGANIQLDYVTGHRVSKKDCFVERSHNSFQAPSDHRGIVCNLRF; encoded by the coding sequence ATGAAAACCAAGCCTCATTATTTGAAAGGCTCTAGAAAACTTTATTTCCTAGCCATTATCCTAGCAGTATCGTTTACGAAAAAGTCCTCGGCTCAAAATCAAGTGTTTAGCGTCTATGGTGAAGATACATCTGCAGCAGATAGATTGATTGCTGGATATGATGCTGAAATTTATCCTTGGGAAGGAACCTTACGCTACAAGTCTGGGGTCCAGCCTTTCAAAGGGAGTCAGCATATTTCCTGGGCAGGGAGATCGGGGGTTTGGTTTGGTGGGGGAATTCAGTCTGATCAGCCATTAGACTTGAGTGACTACGGCGAGGGCTATATTCAATTTCATATTAAAACCACTCTTGATGTCGATTTTCGCGTTGGTGTAACGGATCGCTACGGCAATGCACATTATGTGGTCGTACCTTTGGGGGCCAGTAAATATGGAGATGTTCAGCGGGATAGATGGAGTCCCGTGCGAATACCAGTCAGAGATATCCGGGGTATCAAAATCGATTTGAGGACCATTCGCTATGCATTTGCCATCACGAGTATTACCAACACATACCCTAAAAAAAGCTTTAACCTAGCTGTAGACGAGATCGTATGGGTTGCAGATGGTGGTAAGGTGACTTTGCCCACCCCGCCAACGTCGGGAGGGGATACAACTGCAAAGGGAGGTGATTTGCGGGTGATGACATTCAATGTACGGACTGAGTTAGCAAACGACCCTGGAGAGAGAAGTTGGAATGCGCGCCGATATCGGGTTAGTCAGTACATTAAGGATTCTAGGCCAGATGTGCTGGGGATTCAGGAGGCTACGGGTGGTCAGCATGATTTTATCCGCAGTCAAATCGGATCACAATACGGCTCCTCTCCACGACGGCAGATCATATATCGTAGGGATCGTCTTCGTATCCGTGACTCAGGTCGAATATACTTAGTTGCAGACAAGTGGGGGAATCGTTCCGCAGAATGGCTGGAGTTTGAGGTAAAGCCTACCGGGCAGCGATTTGTCTTTGTTGCATCTCACTGGGGAGTTGACCGGAATTCCCAGCAGGGTTCTGCTAACATCATGAGAGACGCCCTTGGTGGCATCAATGGTAATTGGCGAGTGCCAACTATTTTTGTTGGAGATCTCAATGTTCAGCCAGGCAGTAGACCTTTGACCACTCTGTTGGATCAAACCCCACTCAAGAACTTTTTTTGGGGGTCCACATTTAATGCTTGGTATGGCGCAAATATTCAACTTGATTACGTCACCGGGCACAGGGTTAGTAAGAAGGACTGCTTTGTAGAAAGAAGTCATAACAGCTTCCAAGCGCCCTCCGATCATCGGGGCATCGTTTGTAATCTGCGCTTCTAG
- a CDS encoding PilZ domain-containing protein, which yields MAQVRREKRFCTKNTSAKGALLGEFKGSATPFRLVNLSSRGVCIEVPRNFPVSDRLYFTCEADEAPSLFSGIVQWSKETSDGNFQLGLSVASTVLWDELFHFVQDENDLYFS from the coding sequence ATGGCACAGGTAAGGCGTGAAAAGAGATTTTGTACAAAGAACACAAGTGCCAAGGGCGCATTGTTGGGGGAATTCAAAGGCTCAGCCACTCCTTTCCGCTTGGTAAATTTATCGAGCAGGGGAGTCTGCATCGAAGTTCCTAGGAATTTCCCTGTGTCAGACCGCCTTTACTTTACATGCGAGGCTGATGAAGCGCCAAGTTTGTTCTCGGGAATCGTTCAATGGTCGAAAGAAACTTCGGATGGAAATTTTCAGTTGGGCCTAAGTGTAGCGTCTACAGTTCTTTGGGATGAGTTGTTTCACTTCGTGCAAGACGAAAATGATCTCTATTTCTCATAG